A region of the Parambassis ranga chromosome 24, fParRan2.1, whole genome shotgun sequence genome:
TTATCAGCTTAAAAAAGCAGGTAGGCATGCATCATCAGGCTAATATATAGTCCTACATGTAAGCAGCAGGCAAAACAAGAAGGTCAGTCAGGGCCCCCCAAGGGTTAATAAACTGCAAACTGCACCAGCATTATACAACATTTGCATTGACTTCCTGCTTGACTCCACTTACTTGCACCATTGCAGGGGTTGGAGGGCCACTGTAAAAACCTGATGGGCTTGACAGAAAAGACGTGCTGTGAGGAGAAATGTATGTAATATGTATATAGTATTAGTCTGTATCTCCTCTATCCAGGTCAATGATCAGAACAATGTtcacaaaaatgaatgaatggccTCATACAGATCTTTGCTGGTGTTGACTTAACCAGCTGAGGGCGTGGAGCCAAATGAAAAGAAGacctaaaggaggcagaggcagagaggacaaAGAAGCTGCTGCGATCATTAGATGATAACAAAGCCTGTAAAATCACAGGGTAATTGCTGGGAGGTGGAATCCCAGAGCGATGATGAAATGGAGTGAAAAATGGTCCCCGGTTTGAACATCCCTCAGAAGTTCCATTCAGTGAGAAGGAACACTTGAAGTCTGCAATTTCTCCACTTTACAAGATCTGAAGTCCTGTAGTTaaatatcaacaacacacatgcgcacacacacacacatgtatgagacctgctctctctctctctctctctctctctctctcctgtgtggtgGGTCGCGCTGAAGCCGCTTCTTGGCTCCGGAGCTCCAAGCGAGCGATAAGAAGCCGGCAGCCCGCTGAGGTAAGCAGGAGGGATGGATGAAGATGTGCTGATGTAGAGAGGGTGAAGAGTGAAATgtatatgttgtgtgtgtgtgtgcgtgtgtgtgttaatatggTTTATCCCACAGAAGATGTGTGAGAGAAACCTGGATTGTTGTTGCGCTTTAACGCAACGAGTGCAGCGATGCGCTGAGGCTGGATGCTGGTACAGTAGCTGCACGGTGTAtctgcaaagtgtgtgtgtgtgtgtgtgcgcgccacAGAGGTGGATGTTGTGTGATTGAAAGAGACAATTAGACAGTTTGGTAACAGAAGAAGTGCACTAAATGAGTGAGAGTGAGGCGTGTCTGTGCATACTGCTGTACAGTAAAagtgacagagtgtgtgtgtgtgtgtgtgtgtttgagagagggGGATTATGGGGCAGGTGTTTGGGAGTGGAGAGAATCAGTATTTTTAATCTCCAATTTTATAATACGATTAGGGCCACATTTAAAGCATGTTTCGTTTTATCAGGATAAATATGGGATTCAGGTCTCTTTGTGTGGACTGAACATAAATTAGGACTTTCTTTTTCATAGTTTTGGTCAGAGtctgttttaataaataataaacagttCCTGCATGAAGTGGTTGTGATGTTGTGGCAGCAGTTTGGGAGACATCCTTTCAGTGTAACAGCATCCCTGCATGACTAAGGTCATCAACAACATGACCAAATCTGGTCATTGGTTAATTTTTTAAGGAGGTGGTGACACatctggcgccctcctgtggtggtGTTGATTATgtgcatgtaaaatgtgttacCTCAGGtaaagcttgttgcagatgggagagtTTTAGCCCATAAAATGTGTGAATTGTTGTGAAAGAGCCTGTTTTAACCCAAACTAAATATTTTCCTCAATCTCACCGGGTAGttttttttacgtttttttACGTAAACGGCAGCATTAAGTTTAATTTCCCAAAGCACGAAACAGgcgaaaacacacagcagtgtgtagGTTTTGCAACAAACAGTGAACTTTAATGGACACCTTCACAGGAACCACCAAGACAGGTAAACTGAAGCTACGTGTAAAGTGGCGTTAGCTAAGCTAGCTGTGAGCCTTTAACTAAAAGGATTAAAAGGCTCTAAAACCTTTAATAAAAGTTCTCGCTTATACTATATTTAACAAAAATTAGCTTATCAGCTCTGCTATCTGTTAGCTTATATCTGACGTTATACAGCACACTGTAAATCTGGAGTCGTAATTTCCCTGCTAACTTTAGCTGTTCGTCACCTTGCTAGCTGCGCTGTTTAATCCATAATGTAGTTATTCTGACATGTATTGATAATTTGTGGCTGCTGTGTATTAACTCTGCGAGCTATTGAAGCGTTGTGAAACAGACATAAGTTGAGGTAACTATGTGTCCATGCCGCTCCCTCTGTTGGATGAGAGGAATaaaaggaaagaagagaaggaaaaaagacagaggTAATGTTACGGTAAAGATGATGTCAATGACATTATTTCTTTTCTTGAATAACTCAGTAAATAGCTAGCGCTGTCTGTTTGTTTAAACGTCAGCTAATGTTATAGAAGGGAAGGGCCTATTTGTTATGTCAATAGTCATGTAACTCCCCATCATTCCTTCCTCATGCAAACATGCTAACATGAGATCTATTCAGCAGGTCTTATTGCATCGACATGGTTATCTGACGGTTTCCCAGCTTGTTATAGTCAATCAAAATGCTCTTCatagctgtttgttgtgttacgGTCCATATAGTCCAAAGTGCGTTTATCATGTTAAACTTTACATCAGTGTTAAAGTGCACATCATAACTTAGCATCCCCACATGCTGTATTATACTGCAGTTTACTGATTATTTGCATTCTGCTAATTAGCATTTCACTGTAATGACAATAACATTGAAATATTATATGAAACTAATATATGAATTACTAATATAATTTGTATCAGAGAACGTACACTGCATATTATACAGAATAGTCTACATCATGCATGTGTCTAGGTGTTTCATTTAtatgatttcatttcattttattcttgaaatcatgtgtttattattagactgCTGTCACATACTGCTCTTCTGTCTTCAGATGCACTGCTGAGGTTCCTCAGTCCCACCATTGCAAATcctcctgtcacctccacctcagcagcaccacccagcactgatgcagcagcatcaagcgGACCTTCTGTTGCTCCAGTAGTGGAAATTGGAGCTGGCAGCCATGTACATTATTTGGCAAAACAATCCAAAATGAACTGATAGTCCATCAGTTCTAAAACAATAGAAACACATTGCGACAATATTTCTCCATTATTTTAGACTGCACCCCTGATCTGAGTCATAAGAAGCAGATCTCTGTCAGGATAGTGTCACAAGAAGACATTCCTCAAGTAAAAgagtatgtgtatatgtatatgtacacTAGCAGTGGAATTTACTGCGATGCAATGGGGCGCTACCTAAAATCTTGCCTAGGGCGCCAAATTTGGTTAGGGCTGgccctgctcacacacacacacactcatacacgtTAGTTACCAGCGGCTCCGCAGCACTGTGAGCATCACCTGCATGTTCCCCGACATGAAGTTCTCGATCCGGGCAGCCAACGTGGAGGACTGCAAGGACATGTTGCGGATGATCATGGTGAGTGGACACATGCATGCGTGCAGTCCAGCTGCTCCATAGACCGTATATAAAAGAGGGACGTGGCCATCGTGAAGCCACCCAGTTGGTTGATTGAACCCATTATGAATACTCGATTATACTTGCCGGTTGCAATCATGACATTTTGGAGCCAGAAGTTACCATATTTGGAACTAGAGGACAGAGCTGGGAAGCAGCGGGTAACAGCTACCTACACGGTCAGCCGGTCGCGCTAAAGCATGTCACGTATTGGAGAACAGAGAAACTTGTTTTTGCTCAGCGCTCCAAGAAGAAATTTAAATGCCACTTTGTTCTCAGAGCGCTGGTTTGACAGGTCTCGCTGCTTGTTCTCGGCACACACTCTGTGTAATGATGTCAGTGATCTATGCATAAACATTTTTGAAGTATTATTGGCAGGACTGCGCTGTGACAGATGTGAATGTATATGTCAGCACTTGATGTGATTACaggctgattggctgcttcTAAATGATGCTTTTATTTCTGATTTTTCCACAGGAGCTAGCTGAATATGAGAAATTGGCAGAGCATGTGAAAATCACTCAGAGTGGTactgactgtaaaaaaaaaacctacatacactcataaaaaaacaagataaaatCAAATGATCATGATGTGGAAGTAATCAGTATCATCAACCACTATGTAACATGTAACCTCAAATTTCAGTCTGCTGTGTTAAAGTTGCTCTGTTTTCATTTGATTTACAGATCTGGAGCAAGACGGTTTCTCCAAGAACCCGCTGTTTCACGGGCTCATCGCTGAGGTGCCAGAGCGGCACAAAACCAAAGAAGGTCTGAATttttattgaagaaaaaaaaatattaattatacTCTCCTCTTGAAGAAGAGATTCATAAAGCTGATTTTTGCTTTCAGGCCAAACAAAGATAGGCTATGCACTGTACTTCTACACCTACAGCTCGTTTTCGGGCAGAGCTGTTTATATGGAGGACTTGTATGTGATGCCTGAGTTCAGAGGTACAGACATGACACGAATacaaaattaaattacaaataaaatgtgcagGAAATTCCATATAATCTGTGGTACCTGTTTTGCAGGGGAGGGCATTGGCAAAGCACTTATGAGCAAAGTAGCACAAGTGAGTACCACAACAAAGCACTAATATACAAAGTGGGTCTTATCCATGTGCATTGATTTGTGTGTAATTCACATCTGTCTTCATGTAGCTGGGCCTGACTGCCGGCTGCAACGAGCTCAACTTCACCATCCTTAACTGGAACAAGTCCTCTCTAGACTTTTACCACAGCCTGGGCTGCTATGACATCACAACTACCATGGGCTACCACTGCATGCGCTGTGAGGGGGAGGCACTGGAGCACCTGGCCCAGCCTTAAACAACAAAGTGACACGTAATATAATTGAGTAGATTTAAACATACAACAAACATAAAGTCTGAAAATGTAAGATTTAGTTTGCACCATAGGACTTACACAATAATATTAATTGTCACTTTGTTGCCATCATCTTTTGTGTATAATCTACACAAATACTATGTGTAACAAATaaccacacataaaaaaatgttagAAACATTTTTCTTGACATAAATTGCCAAACAACAATAATCAAAGTGCTGTTCTCttaaatttattaaacaattatGTTGATTTTCTGTGCATCAGTCCTTCCAGCAACTCCTTTCCTTCTGAAAGGGTCCTTTTGCCTACGCTAAGctaaaagtttattttaatgtgtgttcACTTTTGGGGACAGCCTGGAACAGTCCAACTCAAGGAGACATTTCCGAAAAACTTTGATAGTATAACTGAACTGAATCGAAGTCCCAAGTCAAAGTTTTTGCCAACTTTGACAACCTGAAAATTTCTGTTAGTAGCTTTCAATGACTTTGTGGGAGGAATGCTCTGTGGCTTCTCCCA
Encoded here:
- the LOC114428579 gene encoding diamine acetyltransferase 2-like, giving the protein MFPDMKFSIRAANVEDCKDMLRMIMELAEYEKLAEHVKITQSDLEQDGFSKNPLFHGLIAEVPERHKTKEGQTKIGYALYFYTYSSFSGRAVYMEDLYVMPEFRGEGIGKALMSKVAQLGLTAGCNELNFTILNWNKSSLDFYHSLGCYDITTTMGYHCMRCEGEALEHLAQP